In one window of Megalops cyprinoides isolate fMegCyp1 chromosome 24, fMegCyp1.pri, whole genome shotgun sequence DNA:
- the LOC118771050 gene encoding tripartite motif-containing protein 16-like, with amino-acid sequence MAAASISVDQDQFSCSICLDLLKDPVTIPCGHSYCMDCIKGCWDQDDHTGVYSCPQCRDTFNPRPVLRRNTMLAEVVEKLKKTGLQAAPPAHCYAGPGDVACDVCTGRKLKAVKSCLECLASYCETDLILHDKLNRGKSHKLTEATENLQEKMCSQHHKLLEVYCRSDQQCICLLCVVDEHRGHDTVSPAAKRTEKQKQLGETQRKFQQRIQEREKELQDLRQAVESLTRSAQAAVEDSERIFTELICSIERRRSEVKELIRDQEKAAVSQAEGVMERLEQEIAELRRRDAELEQLSHTEDHIHFLQSCQSLSSSAECGHLHSITINPHVTFGFEKKFVSELKEQLENICKETLAKISGTDVDLLKAPEPRTRAEFLQYSCQLTLDPNTANAYLCLSEGNRAVTRGTVEQPYPDHPERFQFWQQVLCREGLSGRCYWEAEWRQNMVNIAVSYKEISRKGRSNDCVFGCNEKSWMLCCSASEYCFWHNRKKTEIPAPTSSRIGVYLDHRAGTLSFYSVSDTMTLLHRVHTTFTQPLYPGFMVGSQSAVKLCPLQ; translated from the exons ATGGCAGCAGCTAGTATCTCAGTGGATCAGGACCAGTTCAGCTGTTCAATCTGTCTGGATCTACTGAAGGATCCGGTGACTattccctgtggacacagttactgtatggaCTGTattaagggctgctgggatcaggatgaTCATACTGGTGTctacagctgtccccagtgcagAGACACCTTCAACCCAAGGCCTGTCTTAAGAAGAAACACCATGCTGGCTGAAGtggtggagaaactgaagaagaCAGGACTCcaagctgctcctcctgctcactgttacgCTGGACCTGGAGACGTGGCGTGTGATGTCTGCACTGGGAGAAAGCTCAAAGCCGTCAAGTCCTGTCTGGAGTGCTTGGCCTCTTACTGTGAAACTGATCTAATCCTTCATGATAAACTCAATCGAGGGAAGTCTCACAAACTGACTGAGGCCACAGAAAATCTGCAGGAGAAGATGTGCTCTCAACATCACAAACTACTAGAGGTTTACTGTCGTTCTGATCAGCAGTgtatctgtctgctgtgtgtggtggatgaacacagaggccATGATACAGTCTCACCTGCAGCAaaaaggactgagaaacag AAGCAGctgggggagacacagaggaaattccagcagagaatccaggagagagagaaggagctgcaggatctgagacaggctgtggagtcGCTCACG cgctctgcacaggcagcagtggaggacagcgagaggatctttactgagctgatctgctccattgagagaaggcgctctgaggtgaaagagctgatcagagatcaggagaaggctgcagtgagtcaggCTGAAGGAGTCATGGAGCgactggagcaggagattgctgaactgaggaggagagatgctgagctggagcagctttcacacacagaggatcacatccatttcctccag agctgtcagtctctgtcttcctctgctGAATGTGGACACTTACACAGCATCACCATCAATCCACATGTCACTTTTGGGTTTGAGAAGAAATTTGTCTCTGAACTGAAAGAGCAACTGGAGAACATCTGTAAGGAGACATTAGCAAAGATCTCTGGAACAG ATGTGGATCTTCTAAAGGCTCCAGAGCCCAGGACCAGAGCAGAGTTCTTACAAT AttcctgccagctcacactggacccaaacacagcaaatgcatacctctgtctgtctgaggggaaCAGAGCAGTGACACGGGGGACAGTGGAAcagccatatcctgatcacCCAGAGAGATTTCAATTCTGGCagcaagtgctgtgcagagagggtctgtctggacgctgttactgggaggctgagtggagaCAAAATATGGTTAATATCGCAGTCTCATATAAAGAgatcagcaggaaaggaaggagtaatgactgtgtgtttggatgCAATGAAAAGTCCTGGATGTTGTGCTGCTCTGCTTCAGAGTACTGTTTCTGGCACAAtagaaagaaaactgaaatccCTGCTCCTACCTCCTCCAGAATAGGAGTGTACCTGGATCACAGGGCAggaactctgtccttctacagcgtctctgacacaatgaccctcctccacagagtccacaccacattcactcagcccctctatcctgggtttaTGGTCGGGAGTCAATCTGCTGTAAAACTGTGCCCCTTACAATGA
- the LOC118771486 gene encoding dynein regulatory complex protein 11-like has product MSHSTYNKLWADAQAELSDVLTEDLGGQSHPPETDKEVFFQHVKTLYVRYVRIFRQLEEAYDQVVHPQKRHLIRDVLEGVMGRVLELKREMVESDFSEYHYVDSVLLDLKLTPADVEIPVPKHFVGEQSAERGELLSSVFSSGVATESVEAPPLTLAQAIRLIQASERARQGRSRAKITRKMRQDENNQKRSKDKSQVEAISEHTALSIQKLWRGYLQRKKTKREREEEMIFLGMAQGRRQTQPCSSVDAVRDYEARRRRRRDENEADFQRAVAKVTERLREVEEFDMRDTMKAQIRQWIAECHDATGAFPDYPEQEEGGSALIFVEKTPQQVADEQAAMEEVEASKESKEQAAKKDDVAVEPGFTMSPSKFLTGLQEAQKTFEAIWQNRDESENPNQRHEAELIKEEKRNEIETEARLQVDELMRQELADLKLAVYNIEGGKAKEKKGGKKEKKGGKKEKKDKDLTPDRSLQSLCQELVEQGLMRQVEVVKLADYLGDFCYLGTHLEQLNMDPTPSLGDVRQVIALNAVLPLGSQVVTEKALLAKTLLLVGPTGVGKKMLVHAICQETGSNLFDLSPLNLGGKYPGKSGLQMMLHMVFKVAKLMQPSVIWIGGAEKMFYKKVPKEEKDLDPRRLKKDLPKFLKSVSDDRVLVVGTSRDPSVADIKSLCKAYAKVIHVPRPDYASRYLIWKRLIEKNGGEVTKALDLTSLAKISDGYTQGHILQAIRTVLTEQRMQELDKKPLAAVEFTPQLAKIQPVTQDEDEALKSWFAKTPLGKKRAEALTGQDEE; this is encoded by the coding sequence ATGTCTCACAGTACTTACAACAAGCTCTGGGCTGATGCCCAGGCAGAGCTAAGTGACGTACTGACTGAGGACCTGGGCGGCCAGTCTCACCCCCCTGAGACTGACAAAGAGGTGTTCTTCCAGCACGTGAAAACCCTCTATGTGCGTTATGTGCGCATTTTCAGGCAGCTGGAGGAAGCCTATGACCAGGTGGTGCACCCTCAGAAGCGGCACCTGATCCGCGATGTGCTGGAGGGAGTCATGGGCCGCGTCCTGGAGCTCAAGCGCGAAATGGTGGAAAGCGACTTCTCTGAGTACCACTACGTGGACAGCGTCCTGCTGGACCTGAAGCTGACCCCGGCGGATGTGGAAATCCCCGTTCCGAAACACTTTGTGGGCGAGCAGAGCGCGGAGAGGGGAGAGCTACTGTCCAGCGTCTTCAGCTCCGGGGTGGCGACGGAGTCTGTGGAGGCTCCTCCGCTGACCCTGGCACAGGCCATCAGGCTCATCCAGGCGTCGGAGAGAGCGAGGCAGGGCCGCTCGCGGGCCAAGATCACCAGGAAGATGCGGCAGGACGAAAATAACCAGAAGAGATCCAAAGACAAGAGCCAGGTGGAGGCCATCAGCGAGCACACGGCTTTGAGCATCCAGAAGCTGTGGAGGGGTTACCTGCAGCGGAAGAAGacgaagagggagagagaggaagagatgatCTTTCTGGGCATGGCCCAGGGGCGCAGGCAGACCCAGCCATGCTCTTCCGTCGACGCGGTGCGGGACTACGAGGCCCGCAGGCGGCGGAGGCGGGACGAGAACGAGGCCGACTTCCAGAGGGCAGTCGCCAAGGTGACCGAGAGGCTCCGAGAGGTCGAGGAGTTCGACATGAGGGACACCATGAAGGCGCAGATCCGGCAGTGGATCGCCGAGTGCCACGACGCAACCGGAGCCTTCCCGGACTACCCAGAGCAAGAGGAGGGGGGGTCGGCTCTCATTTTTGTGGAGAAAACGCCGCAGCAGGTGGCCGACGAGCAGGCAGCGATGGAAGAGGTCGAGGCAAGCAAGGAGTCCAAAGAGCAGGCCGCGAAGAAGGACGACGTGGCTGTCGAACCCGGCTTCACAATGTCGCCATCTAAATTCCTGACGGGGCTGCAGGAGGCGCAGAAAACCTTTGAGGCCATCTGGCAGAACCGGGACGAGTCGGAGAACCCCAACCAGAGACACGAGGCAGAGCTGAtcaaggaggagaagaggaacgAGATCGAGACAGAGGCCCGTCTGCAGGTAGATGAGCTCATGAGGCAGGAGCTGGCTGATCTGAAGCTGGCGGTGTATAACATCGAGGGAGGAAAGGCgaaggagaaaaaaggaggaaagaaggaaaagaaaggtggaaagaaggaaaaaaaggacaaagactTAACACCTGACAGGAGTCTCCAGTCCCTGTGTCAAGAGCTGGTGGAGCAGGGTTTGATGAGGCAGGTGGAAGTGGTTAAGCTAGCAGATTACCTGGGCGACTTCTGCTACCTCGGGACACATTTAGAGCAGCTCAACATGGATCCCACGCCATCTCTGGGAGATGTAAGGCAGGTCATCGCCCTGAACGCCGTCCTACCGCTGGGTTCCCAGGTGGTAACCGAGAAAGCCTTGCTGGCTAAGACTCTCCTCCTCGTGGGTCCCACCGGTGTGGGCAAGAAGATGCTGGTGCACGCCATCTGCCAGGAGACCGGATCCAACCTCTTCGACCTCTCGCCTCTCAACCTTGGCGGGAAGTACCCGGGAAAGAGCGGCCTTCAGATGATGCTCCACATGGTGTTCAAAGTCGCCAAGCTGATGCAGCCCTCCGTGATCTGGATCGGGGGCGCTGAGAAGATGTTCTACAAGAAGGTGCCCAAAGAGGAGAAGGACCTGGACCCGAGACGGCTCAAGAAAGACCTGCCCAAGTTTCTCAAGTCCGTCAGCGACGACCGCGTCCTCGTCGTGGGCACGTCTCGAGACCCATCAGTCGCTGACATCAAGTCGCTCTGCAAGGCCTACGCCAAGGTCATCCACGTCCCGCGGCCCGACTACGCCTCACGTTACCTGATCTGGAAACGGCTCATCGAGAAGAACGGCGGGGAGGTGACCAAAGCACTGGACCTCACCTCTCTGGCCAAGATCTCGGACGGCTACACACAGGGCCACATCCTGCAGGCTATCCGGACCGTCCTGACCGAGCAGCGCATGCAGGAGCTGGACAAGAAGCCCCTGGCTGCGGTCGAATTCACCCCCCAGCTCGCTAAGATCCAGCCCGTGACACAAGATGAGGACGAAGCGCTGAAAAGTTGGTTCGCTAAAACTCCCCTGGGGAAGAAACGCGCCGAAGCTCTCACAGGCCAGGACGAAGAGTAG